A window of Mucilaginibacter sp. PAMC 26640 contains these coding sequences:
- a CDS encoding ribonuclease BN — MKWVHRFLNNFKFYHYITDWAKSVYIPGFRPLPLYTVVVFFIEEIQQTSLTNRAAALAYNFMLALFPAIIFLFTLIAYIPVKNFQEYLLSVFSVIMPTNAYLAFQSTIVDIVKKQNGQLLSIGFITALYFATNGVSNLMQAFNKSSLILETRSWFKRRVVALILTLVISISLLIAIVIMIAGQSVIGYAQHLFHSKSQFWFYLIAFSRWIIILVIFFVSVCILYRYGPSNKQKWKFINPGSILATSLAILTSIGFTYYTNNFSSYNKVYGSIGTLIVVMIYLYLNSLILLIGFELNASVDLSKRNIRIVKPRYNSFRTPKTKVHHH, encoded by the coding sequence ATGAAATGGGTACATCGCTTTCTGAACAACTTTAAGTTCTATCACTATATAACCGACTGGGCTAAATCTGTTTACATCCCCGGTTTCAGGCCGCTTCCTTTGTATACGGTTGTTGTTTTTTTCATAGAAGAGATCCAGCAAACATCGCTAACCAATCGCGCGGCAGCTTTGGCTTACAACTTCATGCTGGCTTTATTTCCTGCTATTATATTTTTATTTACGCTGATAGCATATATACCAGTCAAAAATTTTCAGGAATATTTGCTGAGCGTATTTTCGGTAATCATGCCCACTAATGCCTATCTGGCGTTTCAATCTACCATAGTAGATATTGTAAAAAAACAAAACGGTCAGTTGTTGTCGATTGGTTTTATCACAGCTCTTTACTTTGCTACCAATGGTGTGAGCAATCTTATGCAGGCTTTCAATAAGTCATCTTTGATATTAGAGACGCGTTCTTGGTTTAAAAGGCGCGTTGTAGCGCTTATACTTACCCTTGTGATCAGTATCTCATTACTGATAGCTATCGTGATCATGATAGCGGGCCAATCGGTTATAGGGTATGCGCAGCACCTTTTTCACAGTAAGTCGCAATTTTGGTTTTATCTGATTGCATTTTCACGGTGGATCATTATCCTCGTGATATTTTTCGTGAGCGTTTGCATCCTTTACCGCTACGGCCCGTCGAACAAACAAAAGTGGAAATTTATTAATCCCGGATCCATCCTGGCCACTTCCCTGGCTATTTTAACATCTATAGGATTCACCTATTACACCAACAATTTCTCATCATACAATAAGGTATACGGATCTATAGGCACATTAATCGTAGTGATGATCTATTTATACCTAAACTCGCTGATTTTGCTTATTGGGTTTGAATTAAATGCCAGTGTTGACCTTTCAAAACGCAATATTCGTATCGTAAAACCTCGATATAATAGC